The proteins below come from a single Chrysoperla carnea chromosome 1, inChrCarn1.1, whole genome shotgun sequence genomic window:
- the LOC123294892 gene encoding zinc finger protein 112-like, translating to MAKQIIHAGLSTPSRMKNEDFKTAEQKLHTELIIKNEIEVENVPMEFQVIHVINNPLIIKDDDMKIDQDHLIIKDENVDEQSFIYNQSNLQNHTGLEIKRDLKESFLMDLASGNSCIKRESSLHTELILKDEDIEDNHNNSNVDEQSVIDRSNLQNHGLEIKKDLEKSIPMDLASDNSCIKRESSLHTELILKDEDIEEDHNNSNVDERSVIDQKSFQMDLASGNSCIKRESSLHTELILKDEDIEEDHNNSNVDERSVIDQKSFQMDLASGNSCIKRESSLHTELILKDEDIEDNHNNSNVDEQSVIDRKSSLHTELILKDEDIEDNHNNSNVDEQSVIDRSNLQNHGLEIKKDLEKSIPMDLASGNSCIKRESSLHTELILKDEDIEEDHNNSNVDEQSFIDQSNLQNHGLEEINKDLEESVPKGPTNDDLRINNESSLRKELKIKDKDVEKTYENSDLDNLQTVTIQSNLNSPKRDQKGCFSCHLCNKKLTTKYGLSNHYRIHKGEKPYAGDYQERPFLCDKCGKKFLRKSQLEKHDDSVHSDEKRFSCNICDKKYTGKYTLRKKSFFCDVCDKKFSQKHHVTQHKRSHTGEKPYACDVCDKRYFKNQDLVKHKKKHAND from the exons ATGgcaaaacaaataattcatgCCGGGCTAAGTACACCTTCGAGAAtgaaaaatgaagattttaaaACTGCAGAACAAAAATTACACACtgaattaatcattaaaaacgaAATTGAAGTAGAAAATGTTCCAATGGAATTTCAAGTAATTCACGTTATCAATAATCCTTTGATAATTAAAGATGACGATATGAAAATTGATCAAGATCATTTGATAATCAAAGATGAAAATGTTGATGAACAATCATTTATCTACAATcaaagtaatttacaaaatcataCAGGACTAGAAATTAAAAGGgatttaaaagaaagttttctaATGGATCTGGCAAGTGGTAATTCTTGTATTAAAAGAGAATCATCGTTACACacggaattaattttaaaagacgaAGATATTGAAGACAATCATAATAATTCGAATGTTGATGAACAATCAGTTATCGATCgaagtaatttacaaaatcatggattagaaattaaaaaagatttagaaAAAAGTATTCCAATGGATCTGGCAAGTGATAATTCTTGTATTAAAAGAGAATCATCGTTACACacagaattaattttaaaagacgaAGATATTGAAGAAGATCATAATAATTCGAATGTTGATGAACGATCAGTTATCGATcaaa aaagttttcaaATGGATCTGGCAAGTGGTAATTCTTGTATTAAAAGAGAATCGTCGTTACACacggaattaattttaaaagacgaAGATATTGAAGAAGATCATAATAATTCGAATGTTGATGAACGATCAGTTATCGATcaaa aaagttttcaaATGGATCTGGCAAGTGGTAATTCTTGTATTAAAAGAGAATCGTCGTTACACacggaattaattttaaaagacgaAGATATTGAAGACAATCATAATAATTCGAATGTTGATGAACAATCAGTTATCGATCgaa AATCATCGTTACACacggaattaattttaaaagacgaAGATATTGAAGACAATCATAATAATTCGAATGTTGATGAACAATCAGTTATCGATCgaagtaatttacaaaatcatggattagaaattaaaaaggaTTTAGAAAAAAGTATTCCAATGGATCTGGCAAGTGGTAATTCTTGTATTAAAAGAGAATCATCGTTACACacggaattaattttaaaagatgaagATATTGAAGAAGATCATAATAATTCGAATGTTGATGAACAATCCTTTATCGATcaaagtaatttacaaaatcatgGATTAGAAGAAATTAATAAGGATTTAGAAGAAAGTGTTCCAAAAGGTCCTACAAATGATGACCTACGAATTAATAATGAATCATCGTTACGtaaggaattaaaaataaaagataaagacGTTGAAAAAACATACGAAAATTCTGATCTGGATAACCTGCAAACAGTAACCAttcaaagtaatttaaatagtcCAAAACGTGATCAAAAAGGATGTTTTTCTtgtcatttatgtaataaaaaattgaccaCAAAATATGGTTTAAGTAACCATTATAGAATTCATAAAGGAGAAAAACCATATGCTGGCGATTATCAAGAACGACCATTTTTATGTGATAAATGTGGTAAAAAATTTCTACGAAAAAGTCAACTAGAGAAACATGACGACTCGGTTCATTCAgatgaaaaacgtttttcttgtaatatctgtgataaaaaatataccgGAAAATACACTTTGA gaaaaaaatcattcttctgtgatgtttgtgataaaaaatttagccaaAAACATCATGTTACTCAACATAAACGAAGTCATACGGGTGAAAAACCTTATGCATGcgatgtttgtgataaaagatatttcaaaaatcaagatTTAGTCAAACATAAGAAAAAGCATGCAAacgattaa